The Parus major isolate Abel chromosome 4, Parus_major1.1, whole genome shotgun sequence genome has a window encoding:
- the LOC107202639 gene encoding uncharacterized protein LOC107202639, translating to MDIMRDAKPWKLPPALDKYKSTYRKDFGWHGDYHSPTQAHVPKPSFPPVPEVSKCYLPECYSSDLTPGRVGKLEILAEPMHDLSCCPSIPPLSTRTEEALVSKELPSTGLVTYQQFAQDLYLEGLHNADKYKTKNRSSSVLMRDYSDLDWKSTYKQDFEHWKGVRGALYTEEIRPSPVFPEDNRFNESRWVSEYADSYSIFLKRLDWSSPISAQWLPFGKDARWTPRWRESTH from the exons ATGGATATAATGAGGGATGCAAAGCCTTGGAAG ctgcccCCCGCGCTGGACAAGTACAAGAGCACGTATCGGAAGGACTTCGGCTGGCACGGCGATTATCACTCACCCACCCAGGCACACGTACCG aaacctTCATTCCCTCCTGTTCCAGAAGTATCCAAGTGCTACCTGCCAGAGTGCTACTCCTCTGACCTGACACCAGGACGGGTGGGGAAACTGGAGATTCTCGCTGAGCCTATGCACGACCTGTCTTGTTGCCCGTCCATTCCTCCTCTGTCAACTAGAACTGAAG AGGCGTTGGTATCGAAGGAACTGCCATCCACGGGCTTGGTCACCTACCAGCAATTCGCCCAGGATTTGTACCTGGAAGGGCTGCACAATGCTGATAAATACAAAACCAAGAACCGGAGCTCATCTGTTTTAATGAGAG ACTACTCTGACCTCGATTGGAAAAGTACCTACAAGCAAGATTTTGAGCACTGGAAAGGAGTCCGTGGTGCGCTTTACACAGAGGAGATAAGGCCTTCTCCCGTTTTCCCTGAAGATAACCGCTTCAATGA GAGCCGCTGGGTTTCTGAGTATGCAGACAGCTACAGCATCTTCCTGAAGAGGCTGGACTGGTCATCTCCCATCTCTGCACAATGGCTGCCCTTTGGGAAGGATGCACGATGGACACCGCGATGGAGAGAGTCCACTCACTGA